One window of Paenibacillus sp. FSL K6-3182 genomic DNA carries:
- a CDS encoding lytic transglycosylase domain-containing protein: MRVFQKKRVLLVLLLGLLTILFLKSDWLAEWMYPVHYKEDIRASASNYGVESHLVAAIIRSESNFQTGKESKKGALGLMQIMPDTAAWVVQKAGFQAVTDDMLMNRADVSIEVGAWYLRSLSQQFDQNKIAAIAAYNAGPGNVRKWLDSGTWDGTIESVKEIPFGETRHYVQRVIYYYNKYKDLYPSL; encoded by the coding sequence ATGAGGGTATTCCAAAAGAAAAGGGTGCTGCTCGTCCTGCTGCTTGGTTTATTGACGATTTTATTTCTCAAATCAGATTGGCTTGCGGAGTGGATGTATCCGGTTCATTACAAAGAAGACATTCGTGCAAGTGCTTCTAACTATGGCGTTGAGTCGCATTTAGTGGCCGCGATTATTCGCAGTGAAAGCAATTTTCAGACAGGCAAGGAATCGAAGAAGGGTGCACTGGGCTTAATGCAAATTATGCCTGATACGGCTGCATGGGTCGTTCAAAAAGCAGGATTTCAAGCCGTAACGGATGATATGCTTATGAATCGTGCAGACGTTAGCATTGAGGTTGGCGCGTGGTATTTAAGATCTCTTAGTCAACAATTTGATCAAAATAAGATAGCTGCAATTGCTGCATACAACGCAGGTCCAGGAAATGTTCGCAAGTGGCTTGACTCGGGGACTTGGGATGGAACGATCGAATCGGTTAAAGAAATTCCGTTTGGAGAAACTAGACACTA
- the coaE gene encoding dephospho-CoA kinase (Dephospho-CoA kinase (CoaE) performs the final step in coenzyme A biosynthesis.), protein MIIGLTGGIASGKSTIANMLVERGALLVDADQVAREVVLPGEPALEAIASTFGQAVLETDGSLNRKALGEIVFRDKQSLAKLESITHPAIRARMQQTIHTYAEQYPERLVVADVPLLYETKQENLYEGILVVYVPAELQKKRLMERNQLPEEEASRRIALQMDIEQKRLKADWVIDNSGSLEETKRQLDEFWKSKCLS, encoded by the coding sequence ATGATAATCGGATTAACCGGCGGTATTGCCAGCGGCAAAAGCACAATCGCAAACATGCTCGTCGAACGCGGTGCGCTGCTGGTCGATGCCGATCAAGTCGCAAGGGAGGTTGTACTTCCCGGGGAACCAGCATTAGAGGCAATCGCCTCTACGTTTGGACAAGCTGTCCTTGAAACGGACGGTTCTCTTAACCGCAAAGCTCTCGGCGAAATTGTGTTTCGCGATAAACAATCACTAGCAAAGCTTGAATCCATAACCCATCCAGCTATACGGGCGCGGATGCAGCAAACCATACATACTTACGCAGAGCAGTATCCAGAACGATTAGTAGTAGCTGACGTGCCGCTGCTATACGAGACGAAGCAGGAGAATCTGTACGAAGGTATTTTGGTCGTATATGTACCCGCTGAGCTTCAGAAAAAACGCTTAATGGAACGAAACCAATTGCCTGAAGAAGAAGCAAGCCGGCGCATCGCATTGCAAATGGATATTGAGCAAAAGAGACTGAAAGCGGATTGGGTCATCGATAACAGCGGATCGCTGGAGGAGACGAAGCGTCAGCTGGATGAATTTTGGAAAAGTAAGTGTTTGTCATGA
- a CDS encoding MntP/YtaF family protein — protein MFAHVVSLLVLAVAVSVDGFGVGVTYGLRRIRIPIVSILIIACCSGIIIYLSMQVGGLITTFLSEFVARLIGACVLMLIGVWALLQLRRNKQQQDDVRHEHVETAVQESAASAEAGAKTHAGEIASAALVVMVELKRLGLVIQILRTPQSADVDKSGTISASEAVMLGFALSLDAFGAGLGAALIGLPSLLTALTIAAASALFLVGGIRFGFRFSAWKGMQTLAMLPGILLIIIGIMKLL, from the coding sequence TTGTTCGCGCATGTAGTTTCACTATTAGTTCTTGCTGTTGCTGTTAGCGTAGACGGTTTTGGTGTTGGCGTTACTTACGGTTTGCGGAGGATCCGCATACCGATCGTGTCAATACTAATTATTGCTTGCTGCTCTGGTATTATTATTTATTTGTCCATGCAGGTTGGCGGATTGATAACCACGTTCCTGTCTGAATTCGTTGCGCGTCTCATTGGCGCATGTGTCCTCATGCTGATTGGTGTCTGGGCGCTATTGCAGCTTAGACGAAACAAACAGCAGCAGGATGATGTGAGGCATGAGCACGTAGAAACCGCAGTACAAGAAAGTGCTGCTTCGGCAGAAGCTGGCGCAAAAACACATGCCGGTGAGATCGCGAGCGCTGCGCTTGTCGTTATGGTAGAGCTGAAGCGTCTAGGGCTCGTTATTCAGATTTTGCGCACGCCACAGTCGGCTGACGTCGATAAATCAGGCACCATCTCTGCATCGGAGGCCGTCATGCTTGGCTTTGCATTATCACTTGATGCATTTGGAGCAGGACTTGGGGCTGCGTTGATCGGATTGCCTTCCTTACTTACGGCTTTAACCATAGCGGCGGCGAGTGCGCTTTTTCTTGTAGGCGGCATCCGTTTTGGCTTTCGTTTCTCCGCTTGGAAAGGCATGCAGACATTAGCTATGCTGCCAGGCATATTATTAATCATAATCGGAATCATGAAGCTGTTATAA